One part of the Bacillota bacterium genome encodes these proteins:
- a CDS encoding GNAT family N-acetyltransferase, with protein sequence MQDAFQIERVEDPEEKAEIVSEVLLDLPEWFGLPESTKAYINGSRQLPLWAARKHEEIVGFITLRESSPETGDIHCLGVKKAYHRKGIGSQLYLALEKYAKEKYKYLQVKTVEEGHYAEYDQTVAFYKAVGFSKLEVFPTLWDEWNPCLIMIKAL encoded by the coding sequence ATGCAAGATGCTTTTCAGATTGAAAGGGTTGAAGACCCTGAAGAAAAAGCAGAAATAGTCTCAGAGGTATTATTGGATCTCCCTGAGTGGTTTGGGCTGCCTGAAAGTACTAAAGCCTATATCAATGGGTCTCGACAACTGCCCCTATGGGCAGCTAGAAAGCATGAAGAGATTGTTGGGTTTATAACATTACGGGAAAGCAGCCCAGAAACCGGGGATATTCATTGCCTGGGGGTCAAAAAAGCCTACCATAGGAAAGGAATCGGATCTCAACTGTATCTGGCGTTGGAAAAGTATGCAAAGGAAAAGTATAAGTACCTGCAAGTCAAAACTGTGGAAGAAGGTCACTATGCTGAGTATGATCAAACGGTGGCTTTTTACAAAGCAGTTGGCTTTTCTAAACTTGAGGTTTTTCCAACTTTGTGGGACGAATGGAATCCATGTTTGATCATGATCAAAGCGCTATGA
- a CDS encoding chromate transporter: MIFLELFWSFFQIGLFSIGGGMAAIPLIQNQVVNVHRWLTLTEFIDLITIAEMTPGPIAINSATFVGIRIAGLPGAIVATIGCIFPSCIIVSILAWVYFKFKELTLVQGVLASLRPAIVALIASAGLSIFTLAIWGEGGFSTDPQAINLVSVLLFAAAIFILRKWKPNPVYVMIGSGIIGGAIYLMI, encoded by the coding sequence ATGATATTCTTAGAGCTTTTTTGGAGCTTCTTTCAAATCGGCCTCTTTAGCATTGGCGGTGGCATGGCTGCAATACCGCTGATTCAAAACCAGGTAGTTAATGTGCACCGCTGGCTGACATTAACGGAATTTATCGATCTCATCACCATTGCAGAAATGACGCCTGGACCCATCGCCATCAATTCAGCCACCTTTGTGGGAATCAGAATTGCGGGCCTACCAGGGGCGATTGTTGCTACCATTGGATGTATTTTTCCTTCTTGTATTATCGTCTCAATCTTGGCATGGGTTTATTTTAAGTTCAAAGAATTGACCTTAGTACAAGGAGTATTGGCTAGTTTGAGACCCGCCATTGTGGCGCTGATTGCATCGGCAGGGTTGTCGATTTTTACACTGGCTATTTGGGGAGAAGGCGGCTTTTCCACGGATCCTCAAGCAATTAACTTGGTTTCCGTGTTGCTATTTGCTGCGGCAATATTCATTCTGCGCAAATGGAAGCCGAATCCTGTGTATGTAATGATCGGATCCGGCATTATCGGTGGAGCAATTTACTTGATGATATAG
- a CDS encoding chromate transporter, protein MENKKNTYLKLFTSTFYLSAFTFGGGYVIVPLMKKKFVDELQWIEEDEMLNLTAIAQSSPGPIAVNTSILLGYRLAGMLGALVTVLGTVLPPLITISVISLFYAAFRDNTVVNAVLKGMQAGVAAVIADVVLNLGNNVLKHKDIVSTIIMVGAFVATFLLGINVVYIILVSGLIGAARILMQRKKVQGDGDAQ, encoded by the coding sequence TTGGAGAACAAAAAAAACACTTACCTAAAATTGTTTACCTCTACCTTTTATTTAAGCGCTTTTACCTTTGGAGGGGGATACGTCATTGTACCATTGATGAAAAAGAAATTCGTAGATGAATTGCAGTGGATTGAGGAGGATGAGATGCTGAACTTAACAGCAATTGCACAATCCTCACCGGGACCAATTGCAGTCAATACATCGATACTGCTGGGGTATCGTCTTGCGGGAATGCTAGGTGCCCTGGTAACAGTTTTAGGTACGGTTTTGCCGCCGCTGATCACTATTTCTGTGATCTCCCTTTTCTACGCTGCATTTCGTGATAACACTGTAGTCAATGCGGTTCTGAAAGGGATGCAAGCTGGCGTTGCCGCGGTAATTGCAGATGTGGTTTTGAACCTCGGAAATAATGTCTTGAAGCACAAGGACATAGTATCTACGATTATCATGGTGGGTGCATTCGTTGCTACGTTTTTATTGGGGATTAACGTTGTGTATATTATCTTGGTGTCTGGATTGATCGGAGCGGCGAGAATTCTGATGCAAAGGAAAAAAGTCCAAGGGGACGGTGACGCCCAATGA
- the ygiD gene encoding 4,5-DOPA dioxygenase extradiol: protein MAKMPVLFVGHGSPMNAIEDNDYSRGWRTIAARIPRPQAILSVSAHWYTHGTRIMNEENPRTIHDMYGFPKELYEILYNAPGSPEIARVCRELISRETRYDNSWGIDHGTWSVLVHMYPERDIPVFQLSIDADAPAETHYGIGKELSTLRQEGVLLFGSGNVVHNLRLVDWHQPNKGFDWAYEFDDYICENILDKNHGNVLRFNELGDIARLAVPTPDHFYPLLYVLGASDEDDQVSVYNKSCELGSLTMTAYLWE from the coding sequence ATGGCAAAGATGCCCGTCTTGTTTGTCGGACATGGTTCCCCAATGAACGCCATTGAAGACAACGATTATTCCAGGGGATGGAGAACTATAGCTGCAAGGATACCAAGACCTCAGGCGATACTATCGGTTTCCGCTCATTGGTATACCCACGGAACGAGGATCATGAACGAGGAAAACCCAAGAACCATCCATGACATGTACGGTTTTCCCAAGGAGCTCTATGAAATCTTGTATAATGCACCGGGTTCGCCGGAAATTGCCAGGGTCTGTAGGGAGCTGATTTCAAGGGAAACAAGATATGATAATTCCTGGGGTATTGACCACGGTACTTGGTCAGTATTAGTCCATATGTATCCTGAAAGGGATATTCCTGTGTTCCAGCTCAGCATAGACGCGGATGCTCCTGCGGAAACCCATTACGGAATTGGCAAGGAGTTAAGTACCTTAAGGCAAGAGGGAGTTCTTCTCTTCGGGAGCGGAAATGTTGTCCATAACTTGAGACTGGTTGATTGGCATCAGCCAAACAAAGGTTTTGACTGGGCCTATGAGTTTGACGACTATATCTGCGAAAACATTCTTGATAAAAATCACGGAAATGTCCTGAGGTTCAATGAACTGGGTGATATTGCCAGGCTGGCAGTGCCGACTCCAGATCACTTCTACCCCCTTTTGTACGTGCTCGGGGCGTCAGATGAAGATGATCAGGTCAGTGTCTATAACAAGTCCTGTGAGCTGGGCTCATTAACCATGACTGCTTACCTTTGGGAATAA
- a CDS encoding DUF2975 domain-containing protein: MRQYSTLVLRLALFVAGAIVLAMCGGAAWLAAKTDPASEYYVLSYVLLLGTCAAAIPCFTALYQSYKLLGYIDTGRAFSELSARALKIIMRSAFVEFLICTLGGLPFFYVVAEKDDAPGLIIIGMAIAGAAFIIFVFASVLSTLLQDAIAMKSENDLTI, from the coding sequence GTGAGACAGTATTCAACACTGGTATTACGTTTGGCACTCTTTGTCGCAGGAGCAATCGTGCTTGCTATGTGCGGTGGTGCAGCCTGGCTAGCAGCAAAAACAGATCCAGCCTCAGAGTACTATGTTTTGTCCTATGTCCTGCTACTCGGTACCTGTGCAGCAGCAATACCCTGCTTCACTGCACTGTATCAGTCCTATAAGCTGCTGGGCTATATCGACACTGGCCGTGCTTTCTCCGAGTTGTCGGCCAGGGCACTGAAGATTATCATGCGCTCAGCCTTTGTAGAATTTCTGATTTGCACCCTGGGAGGCTTACCCTTTTTCTACGTAGTGGCGGAGAAGGACGATGCGCCGGGCTTAATCATTATCGGCATGGCGATAGCAGGCGCTGCCTTTATCATTTTCGTCTTTGCCTCCGTTCTCAGCACTCTGCTGCAGGACGCTATCGCCATGAAATCGGAAAACGACTTAACGATCTGA
- a CDS encoding helix-turn-helix transcriptional regulator, translated as MPIIVNLDVMLAKRKMTLTELSEKIGITMSNLSILKNGKARAIRFSTLEAICSALNCQPGDILEYRSDGDTPG; from the coding sequence ATGCCAATTATAGTTAATCTTGATGTCATGCTGGCAAAAAGGAAAATGACTCTCACAGAGCTTTCGGAGAAAATCGGAATCACCATGTCAAACCTTTCCATCCTGAAAAATGGAAAGGCCAGGGCGATTCGCTTCTCAACTTTAGAGGCCATCTGCAGCGCATTAAACTGCCAACCAGGAGATATTCTGGAATATCGAAGTGATGGAGACACTCCTGGGTAG